Proteins encoded in a region of the Rutidosis leptorrhynchoides isolate AG116_Rl617_1_P2 chromosome 9, CSIRO_AGI_Rlap_v1, whole genome shotgun sequence genome:
- the LOC139865912 gene encoding probable ubiquitin-like-specific protease 2B isoform X3: MLTYSRKKMKDNPNPNAFDFIDETSDFALRIMSKVGRPPANAVDKYTFLATTAAGKNVSAEEINYVPSLNIDVMNIKRMSTTVVEDPSATLMGNSNDGFKVADHPRESSPKLRSNLSKSEVNSPAGTEAYVAAMSALPRDDKSNLNIPVLLPSQSESDDVVEMDPDENESTCDRSSSSCNAAEEDVAGPSLDHYTGGWESDNEDTAKVVFYPEYVVYRNSYYTDPVISFTRDFIEMEASTEDGDDQTFKCKWGIEDIVHIRSRWHDQMEMAMIYVLTKDTIHIETVECTSVIGSSWYEKLDTITSLNVEYKALWSNLLESEDTVDGHNGVSGSKYLPDFDRPFEEVVYPKGDADAVSLSKRDFDLLQPDTFVNDTIIDFYIKHLKNKIEPEERHRFHFFNSFFFRKLADPDKDQLDASQGRAAYQRVKKWTRKVNLFERDFVFIPVNYNYHWSLIVICHLSEVVAYKDVDSNESMKVPCVLHMDSFRGSHTGLKGVVQSYLREEWIERQKDASEDIISRFSNLKFISLELPQQPNLYDCGLFLLHYVELFLEQAPSQFNPFKITNSSGFLNVDWFHPTEACVKRVVIQNLICDLLKNPHQESSSVAGNEERAHLTTNVNKCTPVNVSQTCCNPSSVHCADDPTETSKLSFKSGSFLDTPFPAFNQLTTFDVYTSSLTPIEQENVEEIGQFVDTQTESGIQQGDDIIPNDPYLAQDLQTRELWQAPVNNIKSSREPLASGCEDCIEIVDENIQLDLDFSLKNIVPDQRRSMVLDTLPEYVQIVDGNDDVDHTSSFSFPDMQINGCTGSENSLGLELDVQGPTKKIRMTEV; this comes from the exons CCGCTGCTGGGAAAAATGTCTCAGCTGAGGAGATTAACTATGTTCCATCTTTAAacattgatgttatgaacattaagcGCATGTCTACCACCGTAGTCGAAGATCCTTCTGCTACATTAATGGGCAATTCAAATGATGGGTTTAAAGTTGCTGATCACCCTCGTGAATCTAGTCCAAAACTTAGATCTAATTTATCCAAATCAGAAGTCAATTCACCTGCTGGCACGGAGGCCTATGTGGCTGCCATGTCAGCTTTACCTAGAGACGACAAATCAAATTTGAACATCCCAGTTTTGTTGCCTAGTCAAAGTGAATCT GATGATGTAGTTGAAATGGACCCAGATGAAAATGAAAGCACGTGTGATAGATCTTCATCTTCTTGTAATGCTGCAGAAGAAGATG TTGCCGGACCTTCGTTAGATCACTATACTGGTGGCTGGGAATCG GACAATGAAGATACAGCAAAAGTTGTCTTCTATCCTGAGTATGTTGTGTACCGTAATAGCTATTATACAGATCCTGTGATATCTTTTACTAGAGATTTCATAGAAATGGAGGCATCAACTGAAGATGGAGATGATCAAACCTTTAAATGCAAATGGGGAATTGAGGATATAGTTCATATCAGATCTCGTTGGCATGACCAG ATGGAGATGGCTATGATTTATGTACTTACTAAGGATACAATACATATCGAAACTGTTGAGTGCACTTCAG TTATCGGGTCAAGCTGGTATGAGAAACTTGACACAATTACATCTTTAAACGTCGAGTATAAAGCTTTATGGAGCAACTTGCTTGAGTCAGA AGACACTGTTGATGGACACAATGGAGTATCCGGTTCAAAATATCTTCCCGA CTTTGATCGTCCTTTTGAAGAGGTTGTGTATCCGAAAGGGGATGCTGATGCTGTTTCATTAAGTAAGAGAGACTTTGATTTACTGCAACCAGACACATTTGTCAATGATACCATCATTGACTTTTATATTAA GCACTTGAAAAATAAAATCGAGCCTGAGGAGAGGCACAGGTTCCACTTCTTTAACAGTTTTTTCTTCCGGAAGCTGGCTGATCCAGATAAAGATCAACTTGATGCTTCTCAAGGGAGGGCCGCTTATCAACGTGTGAAAAAATGGACAAGAAAAGTCAACCTTTTTGAGAGAGACTTTGTTTTTATTCCTGTAAACTATAA TTATCACTGGAGCCTTATTGTCATTTGTCATCTTTCGGAAGTGGTCGCATATAAAG ATGTAGATTCAAACGAGTCGATGAAAGTGCCTTGTGTTTTGCATATGGATTCTTTTAGAGGCAGTCATACCGGTCTCAAAGGTGTTGTCCAAAG TTACCTAAGGGAAGAGTGGATAGAGAGGCAAAAGGATGCATCTGAAGACATCATCTCAAGATTCAGTAATTTGAAATTCATTTCACTAGAG TTGCCGCAGCAGCCAAATTTGTATGATTGTGGTCTATTCCTGCTTCACTATGTGGAACTCTTTTTGGAGCAAGCTCCTTCACAGTTTAACCCGTTTAAGATCACGAACAGCTCAGGATTT TTAAATGTGGATTGGTTTCATCCAACTGAAGCGTGTGTCAAAAGAGTAGTTATACAAAATTTAATCTGCGACTTGTTGAAGAATCCTCATCAGGAATCTTCTTCCGTTGCTGGTAACGAAGAACGGGCCCACCTCACAACAAATGTCAACAAGTGTACTCCTGTAAATGTATCCCAAACGTGTTGCAACCCTTCGTCTGTACATTGTGCTGATGATCCTACCGAGACGTCAAAGTTATCCTTTAAGTCGGGATCATTTTTGGACACACCTTTTCCAGCTTTCAACCAATTGACTACTTTTGATGTGTACACTAGCTCTCTGACCCCAATTGAG CAGGAAAATGTTGAAGAAATTGGACAGTTTGTTGATACACAAACGGAATCTGGAATCCAACAAGGCGATGATATCATACCCAATGATCCTTATTTAGCCCAAGATTTACAAACTCGGGAACTATGGCAAGCTCCGGTTAACAATATTAAATCATCACGAGAGCCATTAGCATCAGGTTGTGAAGATTGCATAGAAATAGTTGATGAAAATATTCAACTTGATTTGGATTTCAGCTTAAAGAATATCGTACCAGATCAACGAAGATCAATGGTGCTAGACACATTGCCAGAGTATGTTCAAATTGTTGATGGTAATGATGATGTTGATCACACATCATCTTTCAGTTTTCCTGATATGCAAATTAATGGATGCACTGGTTCGGAAAACTCTCTGGGTTTGGAATTAGATGTGCAGGGTCCCACCAAGAAGATTCGGATGACTGAAGTATGA
- the LOC139865912 gene encoding probable ubiquitin-like-specific protease 2B isoform X1 → MLTYSRKKMKDNPNPNAFDFIDETSDFALRIMSKVGRPPANAVDKYTFLATTAAGKNVSAEEINYVPSLNIDVMNIKRMSTTVVEDPSATLMGNSNDGFKVADHPRESSPKLRSNLSKSEVNSPAGTEAYVAAMSALPRDDKSNLNIPVLLPSQSESDDVVEMDPDENESTCDRSSSSCNAAEEDVAGPSLDHYTGGWESDNEDTAKVVFYPEYVVYRNSYYTDPVISFTRDFIEMEASTEDGDDQTFKCKWGIEDIVHIRSRWHDQMEMAMIYVLTKDTIHIETVECTSGIKLKFPVIGSSWYEKLDTITSLNVEYKALWSNLLESEDTVDGHNGVSGSKYLPDFDRPFEEVVYPKGDADAVSLSKRDFDLLQPDTFVNDTIIDFYIKHLKNKIEPEERHRFHFFNSFFFRKLADPDKDQLDASQGRAAYQRVKKWTRKVNLFERDFVFIPVNYNYHWSLIVICHLSEVVAYKDVDSNESMKVPCVLHMDSFRGSHTGLKGVVQSYLREEWIERQKDASEDIISRFSNLKFISLELPQQPNLYDCGLFLLHYVELFLEQAPSQFNPFKITNSSGFLNVDWFHPTEACVKRVVIQNLICDLLKNPHQESSSVAGNEERAHLTTNVNKCTPVNVSQTCCNPSSVHCADDPTETSKLSFKSGSFLDTPFPAFNQLTTFDVYTSSLTPIEQENVEEIGQFVDTQTESGIQQGDDIIPNDPYLAQDLQTRELWQAPVNNIKSSREPLASGCEDCIEIVDENIQLDLDFSLKNIVPDQRRSMVLDTLPEYVQIVDGNDDVDHTSSFSFPDMQINGCTGSENSLGLELDVQGPTKKIRMTEV, encoded by the exons CCGCTGCTGGGAAAAATGTCTCAGCTGAGGAGATTAACTATGTTCCATCTTTAAacattgatgttatgaacattaagcGCATGTCTACCACCGTAGTCGAAGATCCTTCTGCTACATTAATGGGCAATTCAAATGATGGGTTTAAAGTTGCTGATCACCCTCGTGAATCTAGTCCAAAACTTAGATCTAATTTATCCAAATCAGAAGTCAATTCACCTGCTGGCACGGAGGCCTATGTGGCTGCCATGTCAGCTTTACCTAGAGACGACAAATCAAATTTGAACATCCCAGTTTTGTTGCCTAGTCAAAGTGAATCT GATGATGTAGTTGAAATGGACCCAGATGAAAATGAAAGCACGTGTGATAGATCTTCATCTTCTTGTAATGCTGCAGAAGAAGATG TTGCCGGACCTTCGTTAGATCACTATACTGGTGGCTGGGAATCG GACAATGAAGATACAGCAAAAGTTGTCTTCTATCCTGAGTATGTTGTGTACCGTAATAGCTATTATACAGATCCTGTGATATCTTTTACTAGAGATTTCATAGAAATGGAGGCATCAACTGAAGATGGAGATGATCAAACCTTTAAATGCAAATGGGGAATTGAGGATATAGTTCATATCAGATCTCGTTGGCATGACCAG ATGGAGATGGCTATGATTTATGTACTTACTAAGGATACAATACATATCGAAACTGTTGAGTGCACTTCAG GCATTAAATTGAAATTTCCAGTTATCGGGTCAAGCTGGTATGAGAAACTTGACACAATTACATCTTTAAACGTCGAGTATAAAGCTTTATGGAGCAACTTGCTTGAGTCAGA AGACACTGTTGATGGACACAATGGAGTATCCGGTTCAAAATATCTTCCCGA CTTTGATCGTCCTTTTGAAGAGGTTGTGTATCCGAAAGGGGATGCTGATGCTGTTTCATTAAGTAAGAGAGACTTTGATTTACTGCAACCAGACACATTTGTCAATGATACCATCATTGACTTTTATATTAA GCACTTGAAAAATAAAATCGAGCCTGAGGAGAGGCACAGGTTCCACTTCTTTAACAGTTTTTTCTTCCGGAAGCTGGCTGATCCAGATAAAGATCAACTTGATGCTTCTCAAGGGAGGGCCGCTTATCAACGTGTGAAAAAATGGACAAGAAAAGTCAACCTTTTTGAGAGAGACTTTGTTTTTATTCCTGTAAACTATAA TTATCACTGGAGCCTTATTGTCATTTGTCATCTTTCGGAAGTGGTCGCATATAAAG ATGTAGATTCAAACGAGTCGATGAAAGTGCCTTGTGTTTTGCATATGGATTCTTTTAGAGGCAGTCATACCGGTCTCAAAGGTGTTGTCCAAAG TTACCTAAGGGAAGAGTGGATAGAGAGGCAAAAGGATGCATCTGAAGACATCATCTCAAGATTCAGTAATTTGAAATTCATTTCACTAGAG TTGCCGCAGCAGCCAAATTTGTATGATTGTGGTCTATTCCTGCTTCACTATGTGGAACTCTTTTTGGAGCAAGCTCCTTCACAGTTTAACCCGTTTAAGATCACGAACAGCTCAGGATTT TTAAATGTGGATTGGTTTCATCCAACTGAAGCGTGTGTCAAAAGAGTAGTTATACAAAATTTAATCTGCGACTTGTTGAAGAATCCTCATCAGGAATCTTCTTCCGTTGCTGGTAACGAAGAACGGGCCCACCTCACAACAAATGTCAACAAGTGTACTCCTGTAAATGTATCCCAAACGTGTTGCAACCCTTCGTCTGTACATTGTGCTGATGATCCTACCGAGACGTCAAAGTTATCCTTTAAGTCGGGATCATTTTTGGACACACCTTTTCCAGCTTTCAACCAATTGACTACTTTTGATGTGTACACTAGCTCTCTGACCCCAATTGAG CAGGAAAATGTTGAAGAAATTGGACAGTTTGTTGATACACAAACGGAATCTGGAATCCAACAAGGCGATGATATCATACCCAATGATCCTTATTTAGCCCAAGATTTACAAACTCGGGAACTATGGCAAGCTCCGGTTAACAATATTAAATCATCACGAGAGCCATTAGCATCAGGTTGTGAAGATTGCATAGAAATAGTTGATGAAAATATTCAACTTGATTTGGATTTCAGCTTAAAGAATATCGTACCAGATCAACGAAGATCAATGGTGCTAGACACATTGCCAGAGTATGTTCAAATTGTTGATGGTAATGATGATGTTGATCACACATCATCTTTCAGTTTTCCTGATATGCAAATTAATGGATGCACTGGTTCGGAAAACTCTCTGGGTTTGGAATTAGATGTGCAGGGTCCCACCAAGAAGATTCGGATGACTGAAGTATGA
- the LOC139865912 gene encoding probable ubiquitin-like-specific protease 2B isoform X2, producing the protein MLTYSRKKMKDNPNPNAFDFIDETSDFALRIMSKVGRPPANAVDKYTFLATTAAGKNVSAEEINYVPSLNIDVMNIKRMSTTVVEDPSATLMGNSNDGFKVADHPRESSPKLRSNLSKSEVNSPAGTEAYVAAMSALPRDDKSNLNIPVLLPSQSESDDVVEMDPDENESTCDRSSSSCNAAEEDVAGPSLDHYTGGWESDNEDTAKVVFYPEYVVYRNSYYTDPVISFTRDFIEMEASTEDGDDQTFKCKWGIEDIVHIRSRWHDQMEMAMIYVLTKDTIHIETVECTSGIKLKFPVIGSSWYEKLDTITSLNVEYKALWSNLLESEDTVDGHNGVSGSKYLPDFDRPFEEVVYPKGDADAVSLSKRDFDLLQPDTFVNDTIIDFYIKHLKNKIEPEERHRFHFFNSFFFRKLADPDKDQLDASQGRAAYQRVKKWTRKVNLFERDFVFIPVNYNYHWSLIVICHLSEVVAYKDVDSNESMKVPCVLHMDSFRGSHTGLKGVVQSYLREEWIERQKDASEDIISRFSNLKFISLELPQQPNLYDCGLFLLHYVELFLEQAPSQFNPFKITNSSGFLNVDWFHPTEACVKRVVIQNLICDLLKNPHQESSSVAGNEERAHLTTNVNKCTPVNVSQTCCNPSSVHCADDPTETSKLSFKSGSFLDTPFPAFNQLTTFDVYTSSLTPIEENVEEIGQFVDTQTESGIQQGDDIIPNDPYLAQDLQTRELWQAPVNNIKSSREPLASGCEDCIEIVDENIQLDLDFSLKNIVPDQRRSMVLDTLPEYVQIVDGNDDVDHTSSFSFPDMQINGCTGSENSLGLELDVQGPTKKIRMTEV; encoded by the exons CCGCTGCTGGGAAAAATGTCTCAGCTGAGGAGATTAACTATGTTCCATCTTTAAacattgatgttatgaacattaagcGCATGTCTACCACCGTAGTCGAAGATCCTTCTGCTACATTAATGGGCAATTCAAATGATGGGTTTAAAGTTGCTGATCACCCTCGTGAATCTAGTCCAAAACTTAGATCTAATTTATCCAAATCAGAAGTCAATTCACCTGCTGGCACGGAGGCCTATGTGGCTGCCATGTCAGCTTTACCTAGAGACGACAAATCAAATTTGAACATCCCAGTTTTGTTGCCTAGTCAAAGTGAATCT GATGATGTAGTTGAAATGGACCCAGATGAAAATGAAAGCACGTGTGATAGATCTTCATCTTCTTGTAATGCTGCAGAAGAAGATG TTGCCGGACCTTCGTTAGATCACTATACTGGTGGCTGGGAATCG GACAATGAAGATACAGCAAAAGTTGTCTTCTATCCTGAGTATGTTGTGTACCGTAATAGCTATTATACAGATCCTGTGATATCTTTTACTAGAGATTTCATAGAAATGGAGGCATCAACTGAAGATGGAGATGATCAAACCTTTAAATGCAAATGGGGAATTGAGGATATAGTTCATATCAGATCTCGTTGGCATGACCAG ATGGAGATGGCTATGATTTATGTACTTACTAAGGATACAATACATATCGAAACTGTTGAGTGCACTTCAG GCATTAAATTGAAATTTCCAGTTATCGGGTCAAGCTGGTATGAGAAACTTGACACAATTACATCTTTAAACGTCGAGTATAAAGCTTTATGGAGCAACTTGCTTGAGTCAGA AGACACTGTTGATGGACACAATGGAGTATCCGGTTCAAAATATCTTCCCGA CTTTGATCGTCCTTTTGAAGAGGTTGTGTATCCGAAAGGGGATGCTGATGCTGTTTCATTAAGTAAGAGAGACTTTGATTTACTGCAACCAGACACATTTGTCAATGATACCATCATTGACTTTTATATTAA GCACTTGAAAAATAAAATCGAGCCTGAGGAGAGGCACAGGTTCCACTTCTTTAACAGTTTTTTCTTCCGGAAGCTGGCTGATCCAGATAAAGATCAACTTGATGCTTCTCAAGGGAGGGCCGCTTATCAACGTGTGAAAAAATGGACAAGAAAAGTCAACCTTTTTGAGAGAGACTTTGTTTTTATTCCTGTAAACTATAA TTATCACTGGAGCCTTATTGTCATTTGTCATCTTTCGGAAGTGGTCGCATATAAAG ATGTAGATTCAAACGAGTCGATGAAAGTGCCTTGTGTTTTGCATATGGATTCTTTTAGAGGCAGTCATACCGGTCTCAAAGGTGTTGTCCAAAG TTACCTAAGGGAAGAGTGGATAGAGAGGCAAAAGGATGCATCTGAAGACATCATCTCAAGATTCAGTAATTTGAAATTCATTTCACTAGAG TTGCCGCAGCAGCCAAATTTGTATGATTGTGGTCTATTCCTGCTTCACTATGTGGAACTCTTTTTGGAGCAAGCTCCTTCACAGTTTAACCCGTTTAAGATCACGAACAGCTCAGGATTT TTAAATGTGGATTGGTTTCATCCAACTGAAGCGTGTGTCAAAAGAGTAGTTATACAAAATTTAATCTGCGACTTGTTGAAGAATCCTCATCAGGAATCTTCTTCCGTTGCTGGTAACGAAGAACGGGCCCACCTCACAACAAATGTCAACAAGTGTACTCCTGTAAATGTATCCCAAACGTGTTGCAACCCTTCGTCTGTACATTGTGCTGATGATCCTACCGAGACGTCAAAGTTATCCTTTAAGTCGGGATCATTTTTGGACACACCTTTTCCAGCTTTCAACCAATTGACTACTTTTGATGTGTACACTAGCTCTCTGACCCCAATTGAG GAAAATGTTGAAGAAATTGGACAGTTTGTTGATACACAAACGGAATCTGGAATCCAACAAGGCGATGATATCATACCCAATGATCCTTATTTAGCCCAAGATTTACAAACTCGGGAACTATGGCAAGCTCCGGTTAACAATATTAAATCATCACGAGAGCCATTAGCATCAGGTTGTGAAGATTGCATAGAAATAGTTGATGAAAATATTCAACTTGATTTGGATTTCAGCTTAAAGAATATCGTACCAGATCAACGAAGATCAATGGTGCTAGACACATTGCCAGAGTATGTTCAAATTGTTGATGGTAATGATGATGTTGATCACACATCATCTTTCAGTTTTCCTGATATGCAAATTAATGGATGCACTGGTTCGGAAAACTCTCTGGGTTTGGAATTAGATGTGCAGGGTCCCACCAAGAAGATTCGGATGACTGAAGTATGA
- the LOC139865912 gene encoding probable ubiquitin-like-specific protease 2B isoform X4 gives MNIKRMSTTVVEDPSATLMGNSNDGFKVADHPRESSPKLRSNLSKSEVNSPAGTEAYVAAMSALPRDDKSNLNIPVLLPSQSESDDVVEMDPDENESTCDRSSSSCNAAEEDVAGPSLDHYTGGWESDNEDTAKVVFYPEYVVYRNSYYTDPVISFTRDFIEMEASTEDGDDQTFKCKWGIEDIVHIRSRWHDQMEMAMIYVLTKDTIHIETVECTSGIKLKFPVIGSSWYEKLDTITSLNVEYKALWSNLLESEDTVDGHNGVSGSKYLPDFDRPFEEVVYPKGDADAVSLSKRDFDLLQPDTFVNDTIIDFYIKHLKNKIEPEERHRFHFFNSFFFRKLADPDKDQLDASQGRAAYQRVKKWTRKVNLFERDFVFIPVNYNYHWSLIVICHLSEVVAYKDVDSNESMKVPCVLHMDSFRGSHTGLKGVVQSYLREEWIERQKDASEDIISRFSNLKFISLELPQQPNLYDCGLFLLHYVELFLEQAPSQFNPFKITNSSGFLNVDWFHPTEACVKRVVIQNLICDLLKNPHQESSSVAGNEERAHLTTNVNKCTPVNVSQTCCNPSSVHCADDPTETSKLSFKSGSFLDTPFPAFNQLTTFDVYTSSLTPIEQENVEEIGQFVDTQTESGIQQGDDIIPNDPYLAQDLQTRELWQAPVNNIKSSREPLASGCEDCIEIVDENIQLDLDFSLKNIVPDQRRSMVLDTLPEYVQIVDGNDDVDHTSSFSFPDMQINGCTGSENSLGLELDVQGPTKKIRMTEV, from the exons atgaacattaagcGCATGTCTACCACCGTAGTCGAAGATCCTTCTGCTACATTAATGGGCAATTCAAATGATGGGTTTAAAGTTGCTGATCACCCTCGTGAATCTAGTCCAAAACTTAGATCTAATTTATCCAAATCAGAAGTCAATTCACCTGCTGGCACGGAGGCCTATGTGGCTGCCATGTCAGCTTTACCTAGAGACGACAAATCAAATTTGAACATCCCAGTTTTGTTGCCTAGTCAAAGTGAATCT GATGATGTAGTTGAAATGGACCCAGATGAAAATGAAAGCACGTGTGATAGATCTTCATCTTCTTGTAATGCTGCAGAAGAAGATG TTGCCGGACCTTCGTTAGATCACTATACTGGTGGCTGGGAATCG GACAATGAAGATACAGCAAAAGTTGTCTTCTATCCTGAGTATGTTGTGTACCGTAATAGCTATTATACAGATCCTGTGATATCTTTTACTAGAGATTTCATAGAAATGGAGGCATCAACTGAAGATGGAGATGATCAAACCTTTAAATGCAAATGGGGAATTGAGGATATAGTTCATATCAGATCTCGTTGGCATGACCAG ATGGAGATGGCTATGATTTATGTACTTACTAAGGATACAATACATATCGAAACTGTTGAGTGCACTTCAG GCATTAAATTGAAATTTCCAGTTATCGGGTCAAGCTGGTATGAGAAACTTGACACAATTACATCTTTAAACGTCGAGTATAAAGCTTTATGGAGCAACTTGCTTGAGTCAGA AGACACTGTTGATGGACACAATGGAGTATCCGGTTCAAAATATCTTCCCGA CTTTGATCGTCCTTTTGAAGAGGTTGTGTATCCGAAAGGGGATGCTGATGCTGTTTCATTAAGTAAGAGAGACTTTGATTTACTGCAACCAGACACATTTGTCAATGATACCATCATTGACTTTTATATTAA GCACTTGAAAAATAAAATCGAGCCTGAGGAGAGGCACAGGTTCCACTTCTTTAACAGTTTTTTCTTCCGGAAGCTGGCTGATCCAGATAAAGATCAACTTGATGCTTCTCAAGGGAGGGCCGCTTATCAACGTGTGAAAAAATGGACAAGAAAAGTCAACCTTTTTGAGAGAGACTTTGTTTTTATTCCTGTAAACTATAA TTATCACTGGAGCCTTATTGTCATTTGTCATCTTTCGGAAGTGGTCGCATATAAAG ATGTAGATTCAAACGAGTCGATGAAAGTGCCTTGTGTTTTGCATATGGATTCTTTTAGAGGCAGTCATACCGGTCTCAAAGGTGTTGTCCAAAG TTACCTAAGGGAAGAGTGGATAGAGAGGCAAAAGGATGCATCTGAAGACATCATCTCAAGATTCAGTAATTTGAAATTCATTTCACTAGAG TTGCCGCAGCAGCCAAATTTGTATGATTGTGGTCTATTCCTGCTTCACTATGTGGAACTCTTTTTGGAGCAAGCTCCTTCACAGTTTAACCCGTTTAAGATCACGAACAGCTCAGGATTT TTAAATGTGGATTGGTTTCATCCAACTGAAGCGTGTGTCAAAAGAGTAGTTATACAAAATTTAATCTGCGACTTGTTGAAGAATCCTCATCAGGAATCTTCTTCCGTTGCTGGTAACGAAGAACGGGCCCACCTCACAACAAATGTCAACAAGTGTACTCCTGTAAATGTATCCCAAACGTGTTGCAACCCTTCGTCTGTACATTGTGCTGATGATCCTACCGAGACGTCAAAGTTATCCTTTAAGTCGGGATCATTTTTGGACACACCTTTTCCAGCTTTCAACCAATTGACTACTTTTGATGTGTACACTAGCTCTCTGACCCCAATTGAG CAGGAAAATGTTGAAGAAATTGGACAGTTTGTTGATACACAAACGGAATCTGGAATCCAACAAGGCGATGATATCATACCCAATGATCCTTATTTAGCCCAAGATTTACAAACTCGGGAACTATGGCAAGCTCCGGTTAACAATATTAAATCATCACGAGAGCCATTAGCATCAGGTTGTGAAGATTGCATAGAAATAGTTGATGAAAATATTCAACTTGATTTGGATTTCAGCTTAAAGAATATCGTACCAGATCAACGAAGATCAATGGTGCTAGACACATTGCCAGAGTATGTTCAAATTGTTGATGGTAATGATGATGTTGATCACACATCATCTTTCAGTTTTCCTGATATGCAAATTAATGGATGCACTGGTTCGGAAAACTCTCTGGGTTTGGAATTAGATGTGCAGGGTCCCACCAAGAAGATTCGGATGACTGAAGTATGA